The genomic segment CCGATTGTTACATCCTGGCATAATTTCTTCTTGTCCACCAAAGGAAGAATACGAGAACAATAATTCCAGATACAACGCTTATTATTTTTGTTTGAAAAGCCCAATCACTAAAAACAGGGTAGACGATGAGGGTTGCTCCCACTGCAATGCCAGTCAACCCACGCCAGAATTGATCCCAGTAACGATGCCTATCAAGTTTTTTAAGGAAAGGTTCTCCTCTTTTTTCTGGATCCCTCATGATAAGTCAGATAATGTCCTCTTCAGCAATCACCATAAAGTCGCCTATTGCCATAACTGCAGAAAAGGGGATGAGGATATTCCCTTCCTTGTCCTTCTCAAGCTCAAGCTTTTCTGTGTAGGAGGTTGGATTTCGCAGCATCATATGGATGAGCTCTCCTGATCTGGCCTCAAAGATAATATCCGCAACCTCTCCAAACCGTTTCCCGGTCTTTGAAACAATGGTTTTTCCGATAATGCCCCTTGCGAATTTCTTTTCTTCTTCAGCCATGTCCTTCCTCCGCTTTTTTACTCCCGAATAGCAAACGTGATAGGATAAAGAGGGCAGGCTTATATTTAAATTTTGTGGTTATGCTGAGGATATTTTCAAGACAGGCTTAAAGGGCTCTGTAGAAAATCTCACTTCGTTCGGGCAGCATCGGGTTCGCCATGTACCTATCATAAACAGGAAAAACGACATTTCCCGTATGGAGCAACCCCTTTGTCGCTGTGATGCCGTCTGTAAATATGGCTCACGGATGATGCTGCCTGCATTTTCTACAGAGCCAGGTTAAAGAATAAATATAAATAGCCAAGAATTACCTATAAGCGCATGGACGCTGCGCAGAAGATCGGGCTTATAAAGCAGGGAACTGCAGAGATCGTGACTGAAGAAGAGCTGGCTCAGCTTATCCAGGACAATCCCCACCCAACAGCGTATTTTGGCGTTGCGGTTACTGGAAAGGTCCACATTGGGTATTTTGTTCCGTTGGTCAAGATCAGGGACTTCCTCGGAGCTGGGCTGAAGGTAAAGATCCTGCTTGCTGACATCCATGCGCATCTCGATGACCAAAAGACCCCTTTTGAGCTTCTTGATAAAAGAGTCAAGTACTATAAACAGGCGATAGCAGCTCTCCTCACTTCCATAGGGGCTGATGTGCAGCGAATCCAATTCGTCAAAGGCTCAGACTTCCAGCTTTCAAAGGAGTACACAACAGATATGTACAGGCTGGCTGCAAGGAATACCCTTGAACGGACAAGGCGGGCAGCTTCTGAAGTTGTGCGCTTTGGAAGCCAGCCAAAGCTTTCCGGATTCATCTACCCGATTCTCCAGGCGCTGGATGAACAGTATTTAGCCGCAGATATCCAACTGGGCGGCCTCGATCAGCGGAAGATATTGATGTTCTGCAGGGAAAACCTGCCCCGCATCGGCTACAAAGCCAGAATCGAGATCATGACTCCTATGCTTCCTGGCCTCACCGGAGAGAAAATGAGCGCATCCCGGGAATCAACAAAGATAGATATTCTGGAAGATGAAGATTCGATCAGGAATAAGGTTAAAAGTTTTTATTGCCCTGAAGGCAAGGTTGAAAACAACGGCGTGCTTGCATTTGCAAAGCAGGTGATTTTCCCGCTCAGCGAAGGCCCAATAACCGTCGAGCGCCCGGCAAAGTTTGGAGGGCCCCTCACATTTGAGACATACGCTCAACTGGAGGAATCCTTCACAAAGCTGAAGGTCCACCCGCTTGATCTCAAAAGCTTGGTTGCTGATCAGGTACAGGAAAGGATGAAGATAGTCAGGAAACAGTTTAAGGGAAAAGATAATCTCATCCAAGAGGCGTTTCCTGAGAATGCAGCCTAGCCAAGTTCTGCCGAGGATTGCCGAGTCGGCGTCAGTGCCATTGAAAAGCCATGCAGCGCCCTCTTGTGAGCCATCTTAAATAGGACAGCAGAGCGACAAGGGAGTTGCCCCCTTCGGGGAATGTCGCTCTACTCCGGCACATTTCTAGGCGAACTCGGCGCTGCCGAGCGAAGCGAGCAACTTTTCAATGGCACACCGCTGTCGCAAGATTTAAAAAGAATTCAAAGATGACGTATCACGATGAGTGTTGCGGCGCTGGCAGACTTTGCCCTGGCATATGCCCAAAAAAAGGGTGCAGCCTATGCAGAGGTCCGCCTCGAGCAGGTTGAAGGAAACTCCTTTCTCGTGAAGAAGCAGAATGTGGAGGCCTCAGGAATCGACATCAAAAGCGGGATCGGAATTCGTTTTCTGGTTAACAACAGGCTGGGATTTGTATCGACGAATGTGCTTGATAAGGATTCTCTCAAGAGGATCATTGACAGGGGGGCGTCCTTTCTTCTGCACAAGACAAGGTTGAGGGAAGCGGTAAGTCTTGCGGGTGAAAGCGCGCATAAAGAAGTATATGAGGTAAGACAGAAGCAGCCTCTCCAGGACATTGATCCGAAAGAGAAGGTTCAGCTCCTGCTTGATGCAGATAAGGGAATTGCCAGTCTCCATTCGAATGTTCCTGGGAGATGGTATTCGCTCTCCACCAGCATATCAAAAGAGACCTTGCTGACATCAGAAGGGACCCGGATTGAAGCCACGATACCGCGCGTCGGCGGGTATTATATTATTACGATGAAACAGGCAGGGAGGAGTTATCAAAGGAGTTGGCAATTCGGAGCAACTGCGGGTTGGGAGGCAGTCTCTGGCTGGCATCTTGCAGAACGTCTGAGAGCAGAGGTCAAAGCAGGGCTGCATAACCTCTCCAATGCTGTGAAGGCTCCGAAAGGGAGCATGGATGTTGTTGTCGGTCCAGAAGTTGTCGGGATTATGTGCCATGAATCTGTCGGCCATCCTTTCGAGGCTGACAGGATATTAGGGAGGGAGGCTGCTCAGGCAGGAGAGAGCTTTATCACGCCTGGGATGATCGGATCGAGGATAGGGA from the Candidatus Nanoarchaeia archaeon genome contains:
- a CDS encoding PRC-barrel domain-containing protein; the encoded protein is MAEEEKKFARGIIGKTIVSKTGKRFGEVADIIFEARSGELIHMMLRNPTSYTEKLELEKDKEGNILIPFSAVMAIGDFMVIAEEDII
- a CDS encoding tyrosine--tRNA ligase, which encodes MDAAQKIGLIKQGTAEIVTEEELAQLIQDNPHPTAYFGVAVTGKVHIGYFVPLVKIRDFLGAGLKVKILLADIHAHLDDQKTPFELLDKRVKYYKQAIAALLTSIGADVQRIQFVKGSDFQLSKEYTTDMYRLAARNTLERTRRAASEVVRFGSQPKLSGFIYPILQALDEQYLAADIQLGGLDQRKILMFCRENLPRIGYKARIEIMTPMLPGLTGEKMSASRESTKIDILEDEDSIRNKVKSFYCPEGKVENNGVLAFAKQVIFPLSEGPITVERPAKFGGPLTFETYAQLEESFTKLKVHPLDLKSLVADQVQERMKIVRKQFKGKDNLIQEAFPENAA
- a CDS encoding TldD/PmbA family protein translates to MSVAALADFALAYAQKKGAAYAEVRLEQVEGNSFLVKKQNVEASGIDIKSGIGIRFLVNNRLGFVSTNVLDKDSLKRIIDRGASFLLHKTRLREAVSLAGESAHKEVYEVRQKQPLQDIDPKEKVQLLLDADKGIASLHSNVPGRWYSLSTSISKETLLTSEGTRIEATIPRVGGYYIITMKQAGRSYQRSWQFGATAGWEAVSGWHLAERLRAEVKAGLHNLSNAVKAPKGSMDVVVGPEVVGIMCHESVGHPFEADRILGREAAQAGESFITPGMIGSRIGSDVVTVVDDPTEEKGYGYYLFDNEGVKARRKYLIKGGMINEFLHNRQTAASMETKSNGSSRAVDYDKEPIVRMSNTFMLPGEYSEDELIEGVRKGVFMKNFMEWNIDDQRMNQKYVGAEAFLIRNGKLAEPVRNPVLEINTTKLWQCFDAVGKKPEYAAGSCGKGEPMQPIPVWFGGPSARLRRVDMR